One segment of Cervus canadensis isolate Bull #8, Minnesota chromosome 32, ASM1932006v1, whole genome shotgun sequence DNA contains the following:
- the LOC122433422 gene encoding fibroin heavy chain-like isoform X27: MSAWAFPAALLLLGLTSESLQGGVPPSSLGLGKGYGPPSGLGAGFGNGRGLGAQPGPPAQNGYGTGIGGGAKPRKPGVSPGFRNGNGLGVGTLPGAAAQPGFGRGPKLQQLGYGNALGAGAFPGLGAQPGFGGRNGIGVGAFPGAGIGGGVKPQKPGPIAGNGLGAGAFPGAGAQPALSGFPVSPLTGLAAPNGFGPGFGGGGKPQKPGFGTRDGTQPGLGAGGLKLQKPGPPAQNGYGAGFGGGVNTQKPGPAIPQGYGAGYGNGNGLGARPGLAAGMKPQKPGFGNGNGLGVQPGPAAPVGYGPGVAEAMKPQKPVYRNGLGAGAFPGQGAQPGLGGSVSPLKPGYLPLGNGPQLLPGLGVGLKPQKPGYGNGNGLGAQPVPTPALQWGPKPQEAGYQLQNGYGPGAGLGFGGGLRPQKVGLGYGNSNGGLGAGVFPEAHPQPGFPGADGFLNGQAGGLRGFPWPSLGPWGAALKPRYGAGGTYPEVGSQPGPYGQLRPELGPGPLGGPEVKRGSNGPLGNGFGGR, from the exons ATGAGCGCTTGGGCCTTCCCTGCAGCCCTTCTCCTGCTCGGCCTGACCTCTGAAAGCCTGCAAGGCG GGGTCCCTCCATCGTCTCTGGGCCTGGGGAAAG GCTACGGCCCCCCCAGTGGTCTAGGAGCAG GTTTCGGGAATGGGCGTGGGCTGGGAGCCCAGCCAG GCCCTCCAGCTCAGAATGGCTACGGAACAG GCATTGGAGGGGGCGCGAAGCCCCGGAAGCCGG GTGTCTCTCCAGGGTTTAGGAACGGGAACGGGCTGGGAGTCGGGACCCTCCCGGGTGCTGCTGCCCAGCCAG gcttTGGAAGGGGGCCGAAACTCCAGCAGCTAG GATACGGAAATGCGCTGGGAGCTGGTGCCTTCCCGGGGCTGGGAGCCCAGCCAG GATTCGGGGGTCGAAATGGTATCGGTGTTGGGGCTTTTCCCGGAGCAG GAATTGGAGGGGGCGTGAAGCCTCAGAAGCCAG GACCCATCGCTGGGaatgggctgggggctggggcctTCCCCGGAGCTGGAGCCCAGCCAG CATTGTCTGGATTTCCTGTGTCCCCCCTCACAGGTCTTGCAGCTCCAAATGGCTTTGGACCAG GCTTTGGAGGGGGCGGGAAACCCCAGAAGCCAG GATTCGGGACCAGGGACGGCACCCAGCCAG GCCTTGGAGCAGGAGGGCTGAAACTTCAGAAGCCAG gCCCCCCGGCTCAGAATGGCTACGGAGCAG GCTTTGGAGGGGGTGTGAACACTCAGAAGCCAG GCCCAGCAATACCGCAGGGATATGGAGCAG GATATGGTAACGGGAACGGACTGGGAGCCAGGCCAG GCCTGGCGGCCGGCATGAAGCCGCAGAAGCCAG gattTGGGAACGGCAACGGACTGGGCGTCCAGCCGG GACCTGCAGCTCCCGTCGGCTATGGCCCAG GAGTTGCTGAGGCCATGAAGCCTCAGAAGCCAG TTTACAGGAatgggctgggagctggagcctTCCCAGGCCAAGGGGCCCAGCCAG GCCTGGGAGGGAGCGTGAGCCCTCTGAAGCCAG GATACTTGCCGCTGGGGAACGGGCCGCAGCTCCTCCCAG GTCTCGGAGTGGGTCTGAAACCTCAGAAGCCAG GATATGGCAACGGCAATGGGCTGGGGGCCCAGCCAG TGCCTACTCCGGCCCTCCAGTGGGGACCGAAACCTCAGGAAGCAG GGTACCAGCTTCAAAATGGCTACGGACCAGGAGCAGGACTGG GCTTTGGTGGGGGCCTCAGGCCCCAGAAAGTCG GCTTGGGCTATGGCAACAGCAACGGTGGTCTGGGAGCTGGGGTCTTCCCTGAGGCCCACCCACAGCCAG GGTTCCCGGGGGCCGATGGCTTTCTGAACG gtcagGCTGGGGGCCTGAGGGGCTTTCCCTGGCCCTCCCTCGGGCCCTGGGGGGCTGCCTTGAAGCCTAGATACGGGGCTGGAGGCACATACCCAGAGGTCGGGAGTCAACCAG ggCCCTATGGGCAGCTGAGGCCagagctgggccctgggccctTGG GAGGCCCTGAGGTGAAGAGAGGCAGCAATGGCCCGCTGGGAAATGGCTTTGGAG GCCGCTGA
- the LOC122433422 gene encoding fibroin heavy chain-like isoform X42, which yields MSAWAFPAALLLLGLTSESLQGGVPPSSLGLGKGYGPPSGLGAGFGNGRGLGAQPGPPAQNGYGTGIGGGAKPRKPGVSPGFRNGNGLGVGTLPGAAAQPGFGRGPKLQQLGYGNALGAGAFPGLGAQPGFGGRNGIGVGAFPGAGIGGGVKPQKPGPIAGNGLGAGAFPGAGAQPALSGFPVSPLTGLAAPNGFGPGFGGGGKPQKPGFGTRDGTQPGPPAQNGYGAGYGNGNGLGARPGPAADNGYGAGLAAGMKPQKPGFGNGNGLGVQPGPAAPVGYGPGVAEAMKPQKPVYRNGLGAGAFPGQGAQPGLGGSVSPLKPGYLPLGNGPQLLPGLGVGLKPQKPGYGNGNGLGAQPVPTPALQWGPKPQEAGYQLQNGYGPGAGLGFGGGLRPQKVGLGYGNSNGGLGAGVFPEAHPQPGFPGADGFLNGQAGGLRGFPWPSLGPWGAALKPRYGAGGTYPEVGSQPGPYGQLRPELGPGPLGGPEVKRGSNGPLGNGFGGR from the exons ATGAGCGCTTGGGCCTTCCCTGCAGCCCTTCTCCTGCTCGGCCTGACCTCTGAAAGCCTGCAAGGCG GGGTCCCTCCATCGTCTCTGGGCCTGGGGAAAG GCTACGGCCCCCCCAGTGGTCTAGGAGCAG GTTTCGGGAATGGGCGTGGGCTGGGAGCCCAGCCAG GCCCTCCAGCTCAGAATGGCTACGGAACAG GCATTGGAGGGGGCGCGAAGCCCCGGAAGCCGG GTGTCTCTCCAGGGTTTAGGAACGGGAACGGGCTGGGAGTCGGGACCCTCCCGGGTGCTGCTGCCCAGCCAG gcttTGGAAGGGGGCCGAAACTCCAGCAGCTAG GATACGGAAATGCGCTGGGAGCTGGTGCCTTCCCGGGGCTGGGAGCCCAGCCAG GATTCGGGGGTCGAAATGGTATCGGTGTTGGGGCTTTTCCCGGAGCAG GAATTGGAGGGGGCGTGAAGCCTCAGAAGCCAG GACCCATCGCTGGGaatgggctgggggctggggcctTCCCCGGAGCTGGAGCCCAGCCAG CATTGTCTGGATTTCCTGTGTCCCCCCTCACAGGTCTTGCAGCTCCAAATGGCTTTGGACCAG GCTTTGGAGGGGGCGGGAAACCCCAGAAGCCAG GATTCGGGACCAGGGACGGCACCCAGCCAG gCCCCCCGGCTCAGAATGGCTACGGAGCAG GATATGGTAACGGGAACGGACTGGGAGCCAGGCCAG GCCCTGCGGCTGACAACGGCTATGGAGCAG GCCTGGCGGCCGGCATGAAGCCGCAGAAGCCAG gattTGGGAACGGCAACGGACTGGGCGTCCAGCCGG GACCTGCAGCTCCCGTCGGCTATGGCCCAG GAGTTGCTGAGGCCATGAAGCCTCAGAAGCCAG TTTACAGGAatgggctgggagctggagcctTCCCAGGCCAAGGGGCCCAGCCAG GCCTGGGAGGGAGCGTGAGCCCTCTGAAGCCAG GATACTTGCCGCTGGGGAACGGGCCGCAGCTCCTCCCAG GTCTCGGAGTGGGTCTGAAACCTCAGAAGCCAG GATATGGCAACGGCAATGGGCTGGGGGCCCAGCCAG TGCCTACTCCGGCCCTCCAGTGGGGACCGAAACCTCAGGAAGCAG GGTACCAGCTTCAAAATGGCTACGGACCAGGAGCAGGACTGG GCTTTGGTGGGGGCCTCAGGCCCCAGAAAGTCG GCTTGGGCTATGGCAACAGCAACGGTGGTCTGGGAGCTGGGGTCTTCCCTGAGGCCCACCCACAGCCAG GGTTCCCGGGGGCCGATGGCTTTCTGAACG gtcagGCTGGGGGCCTGAGGGGCTTTCCCTGGCCCTCCCTCGGGCCCTGGGGGGCTGCCTTGAAGCCTAGATACGGGGCTGGAGGCACATACCCAGAGGTCGGGAGTCAACCAG ggCCCTATGGGCAGCTGAGGCCagagctgggccctgggccctTGG GAGGCCCTGAGGTGAAGAGAGGCAGCAATGGCCCGCTGGGAAATGGCTTTGGAG GCCGCTGA
- the LOC122433422 gene encoding fibroin heavy chain-like isoform X11, with product MSAWAFPAALLLLGLTSESLQGGVPPSSLGLGKGYGPPSGLGAGFGNGRGLGAQPGPPAQNGYGTGIGGGAKPRKPGVSPGFRNGNGLGVGTLPGAAAQPGFGRGPKLQQLGYGNALGAGAFPGLGAQPGFGGRNGIGVGAFPGAGIGGGVKPQKPGPIAGNGLGAGAFPGAGAQPALSGFPVSPLTGLAAPNGFGPGFGGGGKPQKPGFGTRDGTQPGLGAGGLKLQKPGPPAQNGYGAGFGGGVNTQKPGFGNGNGLGAQPGPAIPQGYGAGYGNGNGLGARPGPAADNGYGAGRGALPREAAAARGPALTLCFSPGLAAGMKPQKPGFGNGNGLGVQPGPAAPVGYGPGVAEAMKPQKPVYRNGLGAGAFPGQGAQPGLGGSVSPLKPGYLPLGNGPQLLPGLGVGLKPQKPGYGNGNGLGAQPVPTPALQWGPKPQEAGYQLQNGYGPGAGLGFGGGLRPQKVGFPGADGFLNGQAGGLRGFPWPSLGPWGAALKPRYGAGGTYPEVGSQPGPYGQLRPELGPGPLGGPEVKRGSNGPLGNGFGGR from the exons ATGAGCGCTTGGGCCTTCCCTGCAGCCCTTCTCCTGCTCGGCCTGACCTCTGAAAGCCTGCAAGGCG GGGTCCCTCCATCGTCTCTGGGCCTGGGGAAAG GCTACGGCCCCCCCAGTGGTCTAGGAGCAG GTTTCGGGAATGGGCGTGGGCTGGGAGCCCAGCCAG GCCCTCCAGCTCAGAATGGCTACGGAACAG GCATTGGAGGGGGCGCGAAGCCCCGGAAGCCGG GTGTCTCTCCAGGGTTTAGGAACGGGAACGGGCTGGGAGTCGGGACCCTCCCGGGTGCTGCTGCCCAGCCAG gcttTGGAAGGGGGCCGAAACTCCAGCAGCTAG GATACGGAAATGCGCTGGGAGCTGGTGCCTTCCCGGGGCTGGGAGCCCAGCCAG GATTCGGGGGTCGAAATGGTATCGGTGTTGGGGCTTTTCCCGGAGCAG GAATTGGAGGGGGCGTGAAGCCTCAGAAGCCAG GACCCATCGCTGGGaatgggctgggggctggggcctTCCCCGGAGCTGGAGCCCAGCCAG CATTGTCTGGATTTCCTGTGTCCCCCCTCACAGGTCTTGCAGCTCCAAATGGCTTTGGACCAG GCTTTGGAGGGGGCGGGAAACCCCAGAAGCCAG GATTCGGGACCAGGGACGGCACCCAGCCAG GCCTTGGAGCAGGAGGGCTGAAACTTCAGAAGCCAG gCCCCCCGGCTCAGAATGGCTACGGAGCAG GCTTTGGAGGGGGTGTGAACACTCAGAAGCCAG GATTTGGGAACGGGAATGGCCTGGGAGCTCAGCCAG GCCCAGCAATACCGCAGGGATATGGAGCAG GATATGGTAACGGGAACGGACTGGGAGCCAGGCCAG GCCCTGCGGCTGACAACGGCTATGGAGCAGGTAGGGGGGCCCTGCCCAGGGAGGCCGCGGCGGCCCGGGGGCCCGCACTCACTCTGTGTTTCTCACCAGGCCTGGCGGCCGGCATGAAGCCGCAGAAGCCAG gattTGGGAACGGCAACGGACTGGGCGTCCAGCCGG GACCTGCAGCTCCCGTCGGCTATGGCCCAG GAGTTGCTGAGGCCATGAAGCCTCAGAAGCCAG TTTACAGGAatgggctgggagctggagcctTCCCAGGCCAAGGGGCCCAGCCAG GCCTGGGAGGGAGCGTGAGCCCTCTGAAGCCAG GATACTTGCCGCTGGGGAACGGGCCGCAGCTCCTCCCAG GTCTCGGAGTGGGTCTGAAACCTCAGAAGCCAG GATATGGCAACGGCAATGGGCTGGGGGCCCAGCCAG TGCCTACTCCGGCCCTCCAGTGGGGACCGAAACCTCAGGAAGCAG GGTACCAGCTTCAAAATGGCTACGGACCAGGAGCAGGACTGG GCTTTGGTGGGGGCCTCAGGCCCCAGAAAGTCG GGTTCCCGGGGGCCGATGGCTTTCTGAACG gtcagGCTGGGGGCCTGAGGGGCTTTCCCTGGCCCTCCCTCGGGCCCTGGGGGGCTGCCTTGAAGCCTAGATACGGGGCTGGAGGCACATACCCAGAGGTCGGGAGTCAACCAG ggCCCTATGGGCAGCTGAGGCCagagctgggccctgggccctTGG GAGGCCCTGAGGTGAAGAGAGGCAGCAATGGCCCGCTGGGAAATGGCTTTGGAG GCCGCTGA
- the LOC122433422 gene encoding fibroin heavy chain-like isoform X3 yields the protein MSAWAFPAALLLLGLTSESLQGGVPPSSLGLGKGYGPPSGLGAGFGNGRGLGAQPGPPAQNGYGTGIGGGAKPRKPGVSPGFRNGNGLGVGTLPGAAAQPGYGNALGAGAFPGLGAQPGFGGRNGIGVGAFPGAGIGGGVKPQKPGPIAGNGLGAGAFPGAGAQPALSGFPVSPLTGLAAPNGFGPGFGGGGKPQKPGFGTRDGTQPGLGAGGLKLQKPGPPAQNGYGAGFGGGVNTQKPGFGNGNGLGAQPGPAIPQGYGAGYGNGNGLGARPGPAADNGYGAGRGALPREAAAARGPALTLCFSPGLAAGMKPQKPGFGNGNGLGVQPGPAAPVGYGPGVAEAMKPQKPVYRNGLGAGAFPGQGAQPGLGGSVSPLKPGYLPLGNGPQLLPGLGVGLKPQKPGYGNGNGLGAQPVPTPALQWGPKPQEAGYQLQNGYGPGAGLGFGGGLRPQKVGLGYGNSNGGLGAGVFPEAHPQPGFPGADGFLNGQAGGLRGFPWPSLGPWGAALKPRYGAGGTYPEVGSQPGPYGQLRPELGPGPLGGPEVKRGSNGPLGNGFGGR from the exons ATGAGCGCTTGGGCCTTCCCTGCAGCCCTTCTCCTGCTCGGCCTGACCTCTGAAAGCCTGCAAGGCG GGGTCCCTCCATCGTCTCTGGGCCTGGGGAAAG GCTACGGCCCCCCCAGTGGTCTAGGAGCAG GTTTCGGGAATGGGCGTGGGCTGGGAGCCCAGCCAG GCCCTCCAGCTCAGAATGGCTACGGAACAG GCATTGGAGGGGGCGCGAAGCCCCGGAAGCCGG GTGTCTCTCCAGGGTTTAGGAACGGGAACGGGCTGGGAGTCGGGACCCTCCCGGGTGCTGCTGCCCAGCCAG GATACGGAAATGCGCTGGGAGCTGGTGCCTTCCCGGGGCTGGGAGCCCAGCCAG GATTCGGGGGTCGAAATGGTATCGGTGTTGGGGCTTTTCCCGGAGCAG GAATTGGAGGGGGCGTGAAGCCTCAGAAGCCAG GACCCATCGCTGGGaatgggctgggggctggggcctTCCCCGGAGCTGGAGCCCAGCCAG CATTGTCTGGATTTCCTGTGTCCCCCCTCACAGGTCTTGCAGCTCCAAATGGCTTTGGACCAG GCTTTGGAGGGGGCGGGAAACCCCAGAAGCCAG GATTCGGGACCAGGGACGGCACCCAGCCAG GCCTTGGAGCAGGAGGGCTGAAACTTCAGAAGCCAG gCCCCCCGGCTCAGAATGGCTACGGAGCAG GCTTTGGAGGGGGTGTGAACACTCAGAAGCCAG GATTTGGGAACGGGAATGGCCTGGGAGCTCAGCCAG GCCCAGCAATACCGCAGGGATATGGAGCAG GATATGGTAACGGGAACGGACTGGGAGCCAGGCCAG GCCCTGCGGCTGACAACGGCTATGGAGCAGGTAGGGGGGCCCTGCCCAGGGAGGCCGCGGCGGCCCGGGGGCCCGCACTCACTCTGTGTTTCTCACCAGGCCTGGCGGCCGGCATGAAGCCGCAGAAGCCAG gattTGGGAACGGCAACGGACTGGGCGTCCAGCCGG GACCTGCAGCTCCCGTCGGCTATGGCCCAG GAGTTGCTGAGGCCATGAAGCCTCAGAAGCCAG TTTACAGGAatgggctgggagctggagcctTCCCAGGCCAAGGGGCCCAGCCAG GCCTGGGAGGGAGCGTGAGCCCTCTGAAGCCAG GATACTTGCCGCTGGGGAACGGGCCGCAGCTCCTCCCAG GTCTCGGAGTGGGTCTGAAACCTCAGAAGCCAG GATATGGCAACGGCAATGGGCTGGGGGCCCAGCCAG TGCCTACTCCGGCCCTCCAGTGGGGACCGAAACCTCAGGAAGCAG GGTACCAGCTTCAAAATGGCTACGGACCAGGAGCAGGACTGG GCTTTGGTGGGGGCCTCAGGCCCCAGAAAGTCG GCTTGGGCTATGGCAACAGCAACGGTGGTCTGGGAGCTGGGGTCTTCCCTGAGGCCCACCCACAGCCAG GGTTCCCGGGGGCCGATGGCTTTCTGAACG gtcagGCTGGGGGCCTGAGGGGCTTTCCCTGGCCCTCCCTCGGGCCCTGGGGGGCTGCCTTGAAGCCTAGATACGGGGCTGGAGGCACATACCCAGAGGTCGGGAGTCAACCAG ggCCCTATGGGCAGCTGAGGCCagagctgggccctgggccctTGG GAGGCCCTGAGGTGAAGAGAGGCAGCAATGGCCCGCTGGGAAATGGCTTTGGAG GCCGCTGA
- the LOC122433422 gene encoding fibroin heavy chain-like isoform X2: MSAWAFPAALLLLGLTSESLQGGVPPSSLGLGKGYGPPSGLGAGFGNGRGLGAQPGPPAQNGYGTGIGGGAKPRKPGVSPGFRNGNGLGVGTLPGAAAQPGFGRGPKLQQLGYGNALGAGAFPGLGAQPGFGGRNGIGVGAFPGAGIGGGVKPQKPGPIAGNGLGAGAFPGAGAQPGLAAPNGFGPGFGGGGKPQKPGFGTRDGTQPGLGAGGLKLQKPGPPAQNGYGAGFGGGVNTQKPGFGNGNGLGAQPGPAIPQGYGAGYGNGNGLGARPGPAADNGYGAGRGALPREAAAARGPALTLCFSPGLAAGMKPQKPGFGNGNGLGVQPGPAAPVGYGPGVAEAMKPQKPVYRNGLGAGAFPGQGAQPGLGGSVSPLKPGYLPLGNGPQLLPGLGVGLKPQKPGYGNGNGLGAQPVPTPALQWGPKPQEAGYQLQNGYGPGAGLGFGGGLRPQKVGLGYGNSNGGLGAGVFPEAHPQPGFPGADGFLNGQAGGLRGFPWPSLGPWGAALKPRYGAGGTYPEVGSQPGPYGQLRPELGPGPLGGPEVKRGSNGPLGNGFGGR, translated from the exons ATGAGCGCTTGGGCCTTCCCTGCAGCCCTTCTCCTGCTCGGCCTGACCTCTGAAAGCCTGCAAGGCG GGGTCCCTCCATCGTCTCTGGGCCTGGGGAAAG GCTACGGCCCCCCCAGTGGTCTAGGAGCAG GTTTCGGGAATGGGCGTGGGCTGGGAGCCCAGCCAG GCCCTCCAGCTCAGAATGGCTACGGAACAG GCATTGGAGGGGGCGCGAAGCCCCGGAAGCCGG GTGTCTCTCCAGGGTTTAGGAACGGGAACGGGCTGGGAGTCGGGACCCTCCCGGGTGCTGCTGCCCAGCCAG gcttTGGAAGGGGGCCGAAACTCCAGCAGCTAG GATACGGAAATGCGCTGGGAGCTGGTGCCTTCCCGGGGCTGGGAGCCCAGCCAG GATTCGGGGGTCGAAATGGTATCGGTGTTGGGGCTTTTCCCGGAGCAG GAATTGGAGGGGGCGTGAAGCCTCAGAAGCCAG GACCCATCGCTGGGaatgggctgggggctggggcctTCCCCGGAGCTGGAGCCCAGCCAG GTCTTGCAGCTCCAAATGGCTTTGGACCAG GCTTTGGAGGGGGCGGGAAACCCCAGAAGCCAG GATTCGGGACCAGGGACGGCACCCAGCCAG GCCTTGGAGCAGGAGGGCTGAAACTTCAGAAGCCAG gCCCCCCGGCTCAGAATGGCTACGGAGCAG GCTTTGGAGGGGGTGTGAACACTCAGAAGCCAG GATTTGGGAACGGGAATGGCCTGGGAGCTCAGCCAG GCCCAGCAATACCGCAGGGATATGGAGCAG GATATGGTAACGGGAACGGACTGGGAGCCAGGCCAG GCCCTGCGGCTGACAACGGCTATGGAGCAGGTAGGGGGGCCCTGCCCAGGGAGGCCGCGGCGGCCCGGGGGCCCGCACTCACTCTGTGTTTCTCACCAGGCCTGGCGGCCGGCATGAAGCCGCAGAAGCCAG gattTGGGAACGGCAACGGACTGGGCGTCCAGCCGG GACCTGCAGCTCCCGTCGGCTATGGCCCAG GAGTTGCTGAGGCCATGAAGCCTCAGAAGCCAG TTTACAGGAatgggctgggagctggagcctTCCCAGGCCAAGGGGCCCAGCCAG GCCTGGGAGGGAGCGTGAGCCCTCTGAAGCCAG GATACTTGCCGCTGGGGAACGGGCCGCAGCTCCTCCCAG GTCTCGGAGTGGGTCTGAAACCTCAGAAGCCAG GATATGGCAACGGCAATGGGCTGGGGGCCCAGCCAG TGCCTACTCCGGCCCTCCAGTGGGGACCGAAACCTCAGGAAGCAG GGTACCAGCTTCAAAATGGCTACGGACCAGGAGCAGGACTGG GCTTTGGTGGGGGCCTCAGGCCCCAGAAAGTCG GCTTGGGCTATGGCAACAGCAACGGTGGTCTGGGAGCTGGGGTCTTCCCTGAGGCCCACCCACAGCCAG GGTTCCCGGGGGCCGATGGCTTTCTGAACG gtcagGCTGGGGGCCTGAGGGGCTTTCCCTGGCCCTCCCTCGGGCCCTGGGGGGCTGCCTTGAAGCCTAGATACGGGGCTGGAGGCACATACCCAGAGGTCGGGAGTCAACCAG ggCCCTATGGGCAGCTGAGGCCagagctgggccctgggccctTGG GAGGCCCTGAGGTGAAGAGAGGCAGCAATGGCCCGCTGGGAAATGGCTTTGGAG GCCGCTGA
- the LOC122433422 gene encoding glycine-rich cell wall structural protein 1-like isoform X15, producing MSAWAFPAALLLLGLTSESLQGGVPPSSLGLGKGYGPPSGLGAGFGNGRGLGAQPGPPAQNGYGTGIGGGAKPRKPGVSPGFRNGNGLGVGTLPGAAAQPGFGRGPKLQQLGYGNALGAGAFPGLGAQPGFGGRNGIGVGAFPGAGIGGGVKPQKPGLAAPNGFGPGFGGGGKPQKPGFGTRDGTQPGLGAGGLKLQKPGPPAQNGYGAGFGGGVNTQKPGFGNGNGLGAQPGPAIPQGYGAGYGNGNGLGARPGPAADNGYGAGRGALPREAAAARGPALTLCFSPGLAAGMKPQKPGFGNGNGLGVQPGPAAPVGYGPGVAEAMKPQKPVYRNGLGAGAFPGQGAQPGLGGSVSPLKPGYLPLGNGPQLLPGLGVGLKPQKPGYGNGNGLGAQPVPTPALQWGPKPQEAGYQLQNGYGPGAGLGFGGGLRPQKVGLGYGNSNGGLGAGVFPEAHPQPGFPGADGFLNGQAGGLRGFPWPSLGPWGAALKPRYGAGGTYPEVGSQPGPYGQLRPELGPGPLGGPEVKRGSNGPLGNGFGGR from the exons ATGAGCGCTTGGGCCTTCCCTGCAGCCCTTCTCCTGCTCGGCCTGACCTCTGAAAGCCTGCAAGGCG GGGTCCCTCCATCGTCTCTGGGCCTGGGGAAAG GCTACGGCCCCCCCAGTGGTCTAGGAGCAG GTTTCGGGAATGGGCGTGGGCTGGGAGCCCAGCCAG GCCCTCCAGCTCAGAATGGCTACGGAACAG GCATTGGAGGGGGCGCGAAGCCCCGGAAGCCGG GTGTCTCTCCAGGGTTTAGGAACGGGAACGGGCTGGGAGTCGGGACCCTCCCGGGTGCTGCTGCCCAGCCAG gcttTGGAAGGGGGCCGAAACTCCAGCAGCTAG GATACGGAAATGCGCTGGGAGCTGGTGCCTTCCCGGGGCTGGGAGCCCAGCCAG GATTCGGGGGTCGAAATGGTATCGGTGTTGGGGCTTTTCCCGGAGCAG GAATTGGAGGGGGCGTGAAGCCTCAGAAGCCAG GTCTTGCAGCTCCAAATGGCTTTGGACCAG GCTTTGGAGGGGGCGGGAAACCCCAGAAGCCAG GATTCGGGACCAGGGACGGCACCCAGCCAG GCCTTGGAGCAGGAGGGCTGAAACTTCAGAAGCCAG gCCCCCCGGCTCAGAATGGCTACGGAGCAG GCTTTGGAGGGGGTGTGAACACTCAGAAGCCAG GATTTGGGAACGGGAATGGCCTGGGAGCTCAGCCAG GCCCAGCAATACCGCAGGGATATGGAGCAG GATATGGTAACGGGAACGGACTGGGAGCCAGGCCAG GCCCTGCGGCTGACAACGGCTATGGAGCAGGTAGGGGGGCCCTGCCCAGGGAGGCCGCGGCGGCCCGGGGGCCCGCACTCACTCTGTGTTTCTCACCAGGCCTGGCGGCCGGCATGAAGCCGCAGAAGCCAG gattTGGGAACGGCAACGGACTGGGCGTCCAGCCGG GACCTGCAGCTCCCGTCGGCTATGGCCCAG GAGTTGCTGAGGCCATGAAGCCTCAGAAGCCAG TTTACAGGAatgggctgggagctggagcctTCCCAGGCCAAGGGGCCCAGCCAG GCCTGGGAGGGAGCGTGAGCCCTCTGAAGCCAG GATACTTGCCGCTGGGGAACGGGCCGCAGCTCCTCCCAG GTCTCGGAGTGGGTCTGAAACCTCAGAAGCCAG GATATGGCAACGGCAATGGGCTGGGGGCCCAGCCAG TGCCTACTCCGGCCCTCCAGTGGGGACCGAAACCTCAGGAAGCAG GGTACCAGCTTCAAAATGGCTACGGACCAGGAGCAGGACTGG GCTTTGGTGGGGGCCTCAGGCCCCAGAAAGTCG GCTTGGGCTATGGCAACAGCAACGGTGGTCTGGGAGCTGGGGTCTTCCCTGAGGCCCACCCACAGCCAG GGTTCCCGGGGGCCGATGGCTTTCTGAACG gtcagGCTGGGGGCCTGAGGGGCTTTCCCTGGCCCTCCCTCGGGCCCTGGGGGGCTGCCTTGAAGCCTAGATACGGGGCTGGAGGCACATACCCAGAGGTCGGGAGTCAACCAG ggCCCTATGGGCAGCTGAGGCCagagctgggccctgggccctTGG GAGGCCCTGAGGTGAAGAGAGGCAGCAATGGCCCGCTGGGAAATGGCTTTGGAG GCCGCTGA